One Gossypium arboreum isolate Shixiya-1 chromosome 13, ASM2569848v2, whole genome shotgun sequence genomic window, GCAGAACTCGAGAAGTCTCTGCATCAGTATCGAAACCGCAACACCGCAATAGAGTTGAGGGCAAGcttgagcaagatagaagaaatgaaaggaaggATAAAAGAGTTAGAAGCGTCACTGTAGAACTGCGAGATGCGAATCCAGTTTTTCGAGGCAAACGAGGATCGTTGGAAAGAGCAGCTTCACAATgcgcaagaccaagtcagaaatagagattaccttatgggggaagccataacccAGATTCGGGAAGTAGCAGACTACTTGCAAACTTTAGCGGTTCAGATGGACACACTGAGCGTGAAGTATGAGTTGGAGTCAGATCGCGGACAAGAGCTGGCCTCGTTGCTTAGAAAAATTAGGATTTTGAGTGTTAGAGCAAGATGTTATCTGTAACTCGACcttatgtaaaagattttattttcaaagtgaaattttctaagggcaattgaatcaaaattgatgcctcctttgcattcatacatttgcattacatcatatcatcatgcattaaaggccataagagttttctaattaattaaaaattatttcagtaaccaggaaaccaacgaaaaccaaccaaccaAGCACCCCTACGGTACAAGAAAAAAATCAATGGATAAGAAACTCGAGaaattggaacaaatgcaaaaggaCATGCAAGAACAAATGCAGTCCTAGATGGAAGAGCAGCTAGCCAAAATTCAACGAGAGATGAAGGAGCAAATGATGGAGTCTCAGAGAGAGATGATGTCCCAGTTATCCAAATTACTGTTAAGAGGAATAGATAAGGGAAAGGGTTCCATAGAACAAGTTGAGGAAATCAATGAAGATCTCCAATACCCCCTGGCtttactccaatgcatataccgATGAAGCCCGAGATTAACCTAAAAAAACCATCGGTCACAATCATGCCCCAGCAAGTTCAGGCCGGAGCTTCAATTCCGATGAACTTCCAAATCGGCTcaggctctaactttgtcaacaACCGGAACTATCCGCCTGTTCCCGACTTGGATGAAGTGGCTAAAGAGGAAAAAGCAAGGATGGATTCGCAAAAACAATTAGAAGAACGGTGTAGATAGCTTGAAGAAAAATTCAAAGCCATGGAGAGCGTGGATCATCATCAAAGGATTGATGCCAATGATCTGAGCCTGGTCCCAGATTTAGTTCTCCCCTCTAAATTCAAAATGCCTGAattcgagaaatacaatggaacaaGCTGCCCTGAAGCCCACATCACCATGTTTTGCAGGCGAATGACGGGATATGTTAACAATGACCAGCTACTAATccactgctttcaagatagtctggttGGAGCAGCGTCTaagtggtacaaccaactgagtcgaGCCAAGATTAACTCATGGAAGGACCTGGCTCAGGCCTTTATGAAGCAATACAATCATGTGACGGACATGAACCCCGACAGGATCACTCTCCAGAATATGGAAAAAAAGTCAAATGAAAGTTTCAGACAGTATGCACAAAGGTGGAGAGAGgtggccatacaagttcagcTGCCACTTCTAGAAAAAGAGACAACAATGCTCTTTATTAACACCTTGAAAGCCCcttttatcactcatatgttgggaAACGCCATCAAGAGCTTCTCTGACATAGTAATGACAGGAGAAATGATCGAAAATACTGTAAGGAGCTGCAAGATAGAATTGAGAGTGGGTGCTAAGAAGTCAGTCCCGAGGAAAATGGATAATGAAGTGAACAACACGAGCACATTCAACAAGGGGCAGCCCAAATCATTTACCATAAATCAACCCAAAATGGTGACCACCAATCAACAAAGCCCTGAATCCAATGCAAGGAAGAACACAAAAAGGCCACAATTCACCCCTATACCTATGacgtatagggagttgtaccagaACCTGTTCAACGCTTATGTGGTATCCCTTTCTACACGAGCCACTGCAGCCCagtatcccaaatggtatgacacaaatgcccaatgtgaataccacgCGGGAATTACCGGGCATTCAATCAAAAATTGCACTACATTCAAGAAAGTGGTTGAAAGACTCATTAAGGTGGGAATCGTGAGATTTGATGACTCAGCCATGCCCAATGTAGCAGGAAACTCACTCCCCAATCACACCGACCAAGGAGTGAACGGGATAAGCGAATGTAAAAACAAGAAGATTAAGTGTGAGGTTGAGAAAGTCAAGACTCCGTTGAGACAAGTATGGATGGAGATGGTCATGAGAGGTTTGATCGTGTTAGATTTGGGAAGAGAATCCAAAGAAAAGAGGAATTACTGCGAGTTCCACAATGAAgtggggcatgaaatccaagagTGTGTAGAGTTCAGGGCCCTAGTGCAAAGCATGATGAACAATAAGGAAATGGAATTCTATGAAGAGACTAAAAACCCTGTAGAGAAAGACATATGTGCGTCGGAAGGAGAGTCGACGGTACAAAATCAAACAGTTAACTACCCCGTGGTTATCATATcgagacccaaaaataatgaagctAGAGTTCAACTACCACCAAGGGTCATAATTCAGAGACTTGCAGTCTTCCCTTACAAAGATGGCAAAAGGGTCCCATGAAATTATGATTGTAATGTGACAATTTCGGGGAAGGAAAGCCTGGTCGACACTTTAAAAGAGGACCAAGATAGGGGCTCCTATACACGTAGCAGGAGACGTTATGATACAGCGAGTGAGAAGGCACAGCCCGTAAAAGGAAAAGCCCTAGTGGTCAAAGAGGTGAAAGAAAAAGCGACCAAATCTGAACTTCTTGTTAGTGAGCTAGTTAACGAAGAAGAGGCTaaggagtttttaaaattcctaaagtaTAGTGAATACAGCGTGGTGGAATAGCTACGTAAACAACCAGCTCGTATCTCAGTGCTGGCCTTACTTCTAAGCTCGGAAGTTCATCGCAGCGCGCTAATGAAGGTCTTGAATGAAACGTATGTTGCCAATGATATCTCCGTTAACAAACTGGACCGATTGGTTAGTAACATAAGTGCCAACAACTATATCTTCTTCAATGACGATGAGATACCACCCGGTGGCATGGGGTCGACTAAAGCATTGCACATTACCACACGCTGTAAAGGGTATACGCTGCCAGGCGTACTGATTGACAATGGATCGACTTTGAACGTCCTGCCATTAACCACACTAAACAGATTACCTGTagacagctctcacatgaagGAGTGCCAGAACATAGTGAAGGCATTTAACGGCACGGAGAGAAAGGTGATGGGCAGAATCGAGGTACCTCTTCAGATTGGGCCAAACATATATGAGGTGGATTTCCtagtaatggatatcaagccctcatataattgcttattggggaggccctggatacattcagCTGGGGCAGTGCCTTCTTCGTTGTATCAAAAGTTGAAGCTGGTATCGGAGGGGAGGTTGATAATGATCAATGATGAAGAGGATATCATTGCAACTGTGAGCAATAATGCAccctatttggagacagatgacgAAACAATCGAACGTTCATTTCGATCTTTAGAATTTGTTAATGCAACCTTCATCGCTGAGGGAAGTAAAATTCTGGTGCCAAAATTGTCCAAAACCACGAGGATGAGCTTCCAGTTAACGATTGGAAAAGGAGCCCTACCCGGAAGAGGACTTgggagacatctgcaaggaatGGTTGAAACGCCAATGCCGAAAAACAAGAGAGACAGCTTCAATTTAGGATTTAAGCCGGATGTGAAACAAAGGAGAAGTGAGTTAAGAAAGAAGCAAGAAAAAAGAAGAGCTCGATTAACGGGGgaggaaatcaagtgggaaccaatgacattcccccatatatcgaaaaAATTTGTGTCCAGGGGAATCATTCATCCCGAGAGAGACACACCAATGACGGGAGCTATAGAAGAAAGGCTGGAAAGCTTGGACATCAACTTCATGTGCGAAGAGGAGACCGGAGGAGAGAATTTGTTGGGCATTTGCCTCTATACGCCTGGAAGTGTTCTGGACAACTGGACTGCGGAAAAGATTCCTGTAGCTTTTAGAACGGATttagagtaatgtccaaaacacacttattgctctaggcctagagtaataagaatcttttgtgaaataggccgaTGTTTAAAAACgacatttcaataaaatgcacggttattatcatttttgagcaaatgttatctcgtcctttcaattccattcataaccatacaaatgattactttcgaattcttttattcttgaaacattcttctaaatattctttcattcgtcattcataatcatatcacgcaaataaatgtttcgaattcttttgattctttgtatctgccttcgtcctcataacaggtccccagatattaATAATACGAGTGACACCGCTAGCGACTTAGAatttcctttcgagcaagatgtgtgtatggatgattctcGAGATTTTGAAGATGACTAAGGTCAGAACCTATCtctgatttgttgaggatggtagaacaagatgagaaaaaaatcctacctcacaaagaatcagtcgaaattgtgagcttaggagaaggaCAAGAGGTAAAGATCGGAACATGTATTACTGCGGAGATGAAGCGAGACCTTATTGAATTACtttaagaattcaaagatgtcttcgcatggtcataccaagttATGCCCGGGTTGGACACTGACATCGTGGTGCACCGACTCCCTATAAAAGAAGAGTGTAAGCCTGTTCAGCAAAAACTCCGAAGAATGAGGCCCGacgtcttgctaaaaataaatgaagaagttcgaaagcagtttgacgctggattcctgaaggtggtaaaatactcagattgggtagccaacatcgtccctgtccctaataaatatggaaaagtgcgaatgtgtgtggactacagatatttgaataaagccagcccaaaagacaatttcccactacctcatattgacaccctagtggacaacacggcggGACACTCACTGTTTTCATTCATGGACGGTTTTTCGGGATAtaaccagatcaagatgcatactgaagatatggagaaaaccaCATTTGTAACTATGTGGGGCACATTCTgttacaaggtgatgccgtttggactgaagaatgcgggggcaacttatcaaagagccatggtaaccctttttCATGGCATGCTGCATAAAGAAATCGAGGTCTATGTGGATGACATGATAGCTAAGTCTCGAACAGAGAAGAAGCACATACAAGTCTTGggaaaattatttttgaggttgaggaagtttcagctaaaactcaaccccgccaaatgtacctttggagccaagtctggaaagttgctcagattcgtggttagtgagaaagggatCGAGATTGATCCAGAAAAAattaaagccatacaagagctatccCCGCCGcgcactcagaaagaagttcgaggctttctaggaagattaaattacattgctcggttcatttcacaattgaccgagaaatgtgaccctgtctttcgcctcctcaagaaacataacccaggtgaatgggataaagaatgccaaagggctttcgacaaggtcaaacagtaTTTATCCAACGCCCCGGTGCTGATGCCACCTAACCCCGATAAGCCGTTGATACTGTATTTGGCGAGATTCAAAACTCCATGAGATGCGTATTGGGTCAGCATGACGAGTCGGGGAGGAAAGAAAAAGCTATTTACtatctcagtaaaaagttcacagaATGTGAGGCAAGGTACCCGCCgatagagaagttgtgttgtaccctaatttggacaacccgaagactgaggcaGTATATGTTATATCACACCCCTTGGCTTATCTCAAAATTGGACCccttgaagtatatgatggagtcaatagctttgaatggaaggatggcccaaTGGTagattctactttctgaattcgacatagtttATGTGAATCAGAAAACagtaaaaggaagtgcaatagtagattttctggccagtagagccttggaagactacgagcctttgaactttgacTTTCTAAATGAAGACCTAATATGTGTTACTACCACTGAAGAAGATGACCCGGAAGAGCTTCTTTGGAAACTAAACTTTGATGGggcatcaaatgctgtgggtaatagaatcggggcagtcttggtatccccaagaggaaatcattatccattcactagtaaattagattttgattgtacgaataacatggcggaatacgaagcgtgcatcatgggtatccgtgcagccatagaatgcaagattaaagtgctagaggtgtatgaggattctgcgctagtgatttatcaactcaagggagaatgggaGACCAAAGACCCCAAGTTGATCGACTATCGGAAACTGGTCCTTGAATTGGtcaaagagtttgatgacattacCTTCTGTTACTTGccacgagatgaaaatcagatggccgaTGCTTTGGCCACCTTAGCttccatgatcaaggtgaacaaacaagaagatgtcaaacccatccggatgagcatttatgaaactCCGGCCCACTGTTACAGTATTGAGGAGGATGAGGaaaaagatgatcacccttggtatcacaaTATATTACAAtacgtgaagaatcgtgagtacccggACCAGGCAGGCGAGAATGTCAAAAGGACGCTGAGAAGATTGGCCATCGACTACGTCTTAGATGGAGAgatctatacaaaagaagaaaggatcaagtgttattaagatgcgtagatgctgtagaggctaagagaatcttggaagaagtccatgaaggcATCTGcaggacacacgctaatggctttacaatggccaggaaaattatgagattcgggtattattggtccactataGAAGGAGACTGTATCAATTACGCCAAGAGGtgtcataaatgccaaatctacggagacaaaattcatgtgcctccttcaccgctGCATGTCATGGTCTCCCAATGGCCATTCTCTATGTGGGGTATAGACATGATTGGACCGATATCACCTAAGGCTTCTAATGGGCATcggttcatctttgtggttattgactacttcaccaaatgggtagaagccgcttcatatgccaacaTGACAAAGTCGGCAGTGAACAAATTTCTGAAAaaggagatcatatgtcgatacgGAATGCCGGAGAGGATTATATCTGACAATACCttaaacttgaacaatagtaTGATAGTGGAagtctgcagtcaattcaagatcaaacaccacaaTTCATCACCGTATCGCCCagaaatgaatggggcagtggaagcagccaataaaaacattaagaagattatggggaagatgactgagacctacaaagaagttaccatttgccctctttgcttatcgaaCATTTGTCAGAACCTCaactggggcaacgcctttctctttAGTTTACGGAATGGAAGCAGTTTTGCCAATCGAAGTCGAGATCTCATCCCTTCAAGTGCTATCGGAGTTAAAGTTGgacgaagcagaatggatccagtctcgatatgatcaattgaacttgattgaggaaaagaggctaagagctatccgtcatggtcagatgtaccaaaaatgaatgatgcggtcttatgacaaaaaggttcaccCTAGAGAATTTCACGAGGGAGacctggttttgaaaaagattCTTCCCACACAGAAAGATTTttgaggaaaatggatgcctaattgggaggggccttacgtggtgaagaaagctttctccggagGAGCATTAATTCTAGCCGAGATGAATGGTAAAACCCTGCCCCATCCCATAAATTCGGATGCCGTTAAGAAGTATTTTACCTAAAAAAGGAAAGGCCGAGGTGAAAACCCggaaagggcgctttgagaccaaaaaaaaaaaagatggaaaggccaaggtgaaaacccgcaaaaagggcactttgagactaaaggggtttttgagttgaaaacccaaaatcgGGTAGCTGAATTTTTAAATATAGGGCATGTGGTAGTCTTATCCTCAAAGAGGAAGAACagtacatcttggggcatcaacaaaatacGAGGGATCTCTTGAATACACATTTAGCTCGAAAGAGTCTTCGAAAAATTAGAATAGTGAAGCTCGTGTtgcgatatctagggcacctTTTTTTTGCACCTTATCAGATTTATTATCCTATATATTcacatcaaattttacttaataaaattctatttgtccattatgataatctctttcgagcatttttGTTGAAATCATGATTTTTGGACTTATCATATTCACACAAAAGAAGTTACGCATATTACGCTGGAAagtctctaaatagtacaaggacctgaaacaggGCCACTAGTCAGAACTAATCAGATTCAAAAGTGGAAAACATTGGGAAAAGAGTAGTCCAAATTATgactatttcttcaaattttctgtcAGAGATAACAGCTAAGCAAGAAGACGCGATAGTACATCAATGAGGGAACCAGCATGAACTATGAGCAATGATACTTTAAGCGTTTAAAAAGGAATCACTCTCataacatttctacattcataatcattcatttagttaggaacatttgattcatttcataacatcctaattatttgacataaagtatcacatttagttaggagcatttgattcatttcaatcatagcatcctaattatttggcataagcatggatacatgaaactgaTTTTACAGATCATGTTCCTCAGAGGACAGTACAGTAGAATCGGTGAATTCACaagtcttaaccccctaagcagtgggGCAACAAGCTGAAtatatccaagatgatttggcatttctGTATCAGgcggggagcagattgaagacatagctgatttggctttcacgtgtttacgttgaagcagatccaagatgatttggcatctctgtatcaagcagggagcagatcgaagacatagctgatttggctttcacgtgtttacgttgaagcaaatccaagatgatttggcgtctctgtagcggcagagagcagatcaaagataacagatttagcgtctctgtagcggtggagagcagatcgaagataacatatttggcgtctctgtagcggcggagagcaggtcgaagataacagatttggcgtctctgtagcggcggaaagcagatcaaagataacagatttggcatctctgtagcggcggagagcagatcgaagataacagatttggcatctctgtagcggcggagagcagatcgaagatgatttggcatct contains:
- the LOC108462434 gene encoding uncharacterized protein LOC108462434, whose translation is MESVDHHQRIDANDLSLVPDLVLPSKFKMPEFEKYNGTSCPEAHITMFCRRMTGYVNNDQLLIHCFQDSLVGAASKWYNQLSRAKINSWKDLAQAFMKQYNHVTDMNPDRITLQNMEKKSNESFRQYAQRWREVAIQVQLPLLEKETTMLFINTLKAPFITHMLGNAIKSFSDIVMTGEMIENTVRSCKIELRVGAKKSVPRKMDNEVNNTSTFNKGQPKSFTINQPKMVTTNQQSPESNARKNTKRPQFTPIPMTYRELYQNLFNAYVVSLSTRATAAQYPKWYDTNAQCEYHAGITGHSIKNCTTFKKVVERLIKVGIVRFDDSAMPNVAGNSLPNHTDQGVNGISECKNKKIKCEVEKVKTPLRQVWMEMVMRGLIVLDLGRESKEKRNYCEFHNEVGHEIQECVEFRALVQSMMNNKEMEFYEETKNPVEKDICASEGESTVQNQTVNYPVVIISRPKNNEARVQLPPRVIIQRLAVFPYKDGKRVP